The window ACGCCCTCAGACTAGCGAAGCAGAGTACCGACTGTATTGAACGATTGTGCAAGTAGATTAAAACGTAGTGAACATTCGCTGCCAGTGACCCGGTGAAAGGCCAAATGCCTTCACGAAATGACGCGTCATATGGCTTTGGTCCGCGAAACCCGCCCGAGCGGCGATATCGACGAGGCTGTCACCGGCCAGCATACCTCGCCGACAGTGTTCGAGACGGCGCATGGTGACGTAGCGGTACGGCGTCGTGCCGAAAAGTGCGCGGAAATCGCGCGTCAGGCTCCAGCGGTCCCGACCGCTCACCAGTGCCAGCTCATCAAGCGTAATGGCCTTATCAAAGGCATCATGAATATATTCACGTGCCCGTTCGGCAGCGTGGTAGTCGAACAAACGCCGCGGATGCCGCTGTCCACCCACAGCCGATAGAGCCTGCGCCAGATCGTAGAGCACATCATCTTCTTCCAGTTCATCGAATCCCTCCTCCATCGCTCTGAGCAACGGTTCCGTTGCCGCAAACAGACGCGG is drawn from Pectobacterium aroidearum and contains these coding sequences:
- a CDS encoding AraC family transcriptional regulator translates to MRRHQINNDWVKQAQHPASFERIEAFFRGHGYDPHRHDTYAIGRTLSGVQRFHYRGSLCNSVPGGTLVLHPDEIHDGEAGSADGFQYRMIYVEPALIQKILGGKPLPFVNGGISNDPRLFAATEPLLRAMEEGFDELEEDDVLYDLAQALSAVGGQRHPRRLFDYHAAERAREYIHDAFDKAITLDELALVSGRDRWSLTRDFRALFGTTPYRYVTMRRLEHCRRGMLAGDSLVDIAARAGFADQSHMTRHFVKAFGLSPGHWQRMFTTF